In the genome of Tropicibacter oceani, one region contains:
- the nuoK gene encoding NADH-quinone oxidoreductase subunit NuoK gives MIGLEHYLTVAAVLFVIGIFGLFLNRKNVIILLMSIELMLLAVNINLVAFSTHLGDLVGQVFTLFVLTVAAAEAAIGLAILVCFFRNRGTIAVEDVNVMKG, from the coding sequence ATGATCGGATTGGAACATTACCTGACGGTGGCCGCTGTGCTGTTCGTCATCGGTATTTTCGGGCTTTTCCTGAACCGCAAGAACGTGATCATCCTGCTGATGAGCATCGAACTCATGCTCTTGGCGGTGAACATCAACCTTGTCGCCTTTTCGACCCATCTGGGCGATCTGGTGGGGCAGGTCTTTACGCTGTTCGTGCTGACCGTCGCCGCCGCCGAGGCCGCGATCGGCCTTGCGATCCTTGTCTGTTTCTTCCGGAACCGCGGCACCATCGCCGTGGAAGACGTCAACGTGATGAAAGGCTGA
- the nuoI gene encoding NADH-quinone oxidoreductase subunit NuoI, translated as MASIDYGRAAKYFLLFDFIKGFQLGLKYFFAPKATLNYPHEKGPLSPRFRGEHALRRYPNGEERCIACKLCEAICPAQAITIDAEPREDGSRRTTRYDIDMTKCIYCGFCQEACPVDAIVEGPNFEFSTETREELFYDKEKLLSNGERWEAEIARNLEMDAPYR; from the coding sequence ATGGCAAGCATCGACTACGGCCGCGCCGCCAAGTATTTCCTGCTGTTCGACTTCATCAAGGGGTTCCAGCTGGGGCTGAAATACTTCTTTGCGCCCAAGGCCACGCTGAACTATCCGCATGAAAAGGGGCCTTTGTCGCCCCGTTTCCGCGGTGAACACGCGCTGCGCCGCTATCCCAATGGCGAAGAACGCTGCATCGCCTGCAAGCTGTGCGAGGCGATTTGCCCGGCGCAGGCGATCACCATCGACGCAGAGCCCCGCGAGGACGGCAGCCGCCGCACCACGCGCTATGACATCGACATGACCAAATGCATCTACTGCGGCTTCTGCCAGGAGGCCTGCCCGGTGGATGCGATTGTCGAAGGTCCGAACTTTGAATTCTCGACCGAAACCCGCGAAGAGCTGTTCTATGACAAGGAAAAACTCCTGTCGAACGGCGAACGCTGGGAGGCCGAGATTGCCCGCAACCTTGAAATGGACGCGCCTTACCGCTGA
- a CDS encoding NADH-quinone oxidoreductase subunit J gives MIVFAFYLFALGAIAGGLFTVVSRNPVHSVLWLILAFLSSAGMFVLMGAEFVAMLLIIVYVGAVAVLFLFVVMMLDIDFAELKAEMARYMPLALLIGLVILMQLAMAFGAWEASELAAGQLAQPTPSDMHNTQALGMILYDDYFLLFQLAGLILLVAMMGAIVLTLRHRDNVKRQDIVSQILRDPAKQMELKDVKPGQGL, from the coding sequence ATGATCGTCTTTGCCTTCTACCTTTTTGCACTTGGCGCCATTGCGGGGGGCCTGTTCACGGTCGTCAGCCGCAACCCGGTGCATTCGGTGCTTTGGCTGATCCTGGCCTTCCTGTCGTCGGCGGGGATGTTCGTTCTGATGGGGGCGGAATTCGTCGCCATGCTGCTGATCATCGTTTACGTCGGCGCGGTGGCGGTGCTGTTCCTTTTCGTCGTGATGATGCTGGACATCGACTTTGCCGAGCTGAAGGCCGAGATGGCGCGCTACATGCCGCTGGCCCTGTTGATCGGCCTGGTGATCCTGATGCAGCTGGCCATGGCCTTTGGCGCATGGGAAGCCAGCGAATTGGCCGCCGGCCAGTTGGCCCAGCCGACCCCGAGCGACATGCACAACACCCAGGCGCTGGGGATGATCCTGTATGATGACTACTTCCTGCTGTTCCAGCTGGCCGGTCTGATCCTGCTGGTCGCCATGATGGGCGCCATCGTTCTGACCCTGCGCCACCGCGACAACGTCAAGCGGCAGGACATCGTCAGCCAGATCCTGCGCGATCCGGCCAAGCAGATGGAACTCAAGGACGTGAAGCCGGGGCAGGGGCTGTAA
- a CDS encoding carboxymuconolactone decarboxylase family protein, whose protein sequence is MSDQKTPFELMMEQAQEMAKAFNPAMSSFDPKGFENLWPTMPKDAMEMWFGKGLSKDGLDAKTRLLLTIAGLTMQGAQAETPFRMTVRHALEAGANEEEIAETIAQMSMFAGIPAMTRAMEMARAVMADRKDNET, encoded by the coding sequence ATGAGCGACCAGAAAACCCCGTTCGAACTGATGATGGAGCAGGCGCAGGAGATGGCGAAGGCCTTCAACCCGGCCATGTCGTCGTTCGATCCCAAGGGGTTTGAAAACCTTTGGCCGACGATGCCCAAGGACGCCATGGAAATGTGGTTCGGCAAGGGTTTGTCCAAGGACGGGCTGGACGCCAAGACCCGCCTGCTGCTGACCATCGCCGGTCTGACCATGCAGGGCGCGCAGGCGGAAACGCCGTTTCGCATGACCGTGCGCCACGCTCTGGAAGCGGGCGCCAACGAAGAAGAGATCGCCGAGACCATCGCCCAGATGTCGATGTTCGCCGGTATTCCCGCCATGACCCGCGCCATGGAAATGGCCCGCGCCGTGATGGCAGATCGAAAGGATAACGAGACATGA